A window from Theobroma cacao cultivar B97-61/B2 chromosome 3, Criollo_cocoa_genome_V2, whole genome shotgun sequence encodes these proteins:
- the LOC18606748 gene encoding cyclin-dependent kinase E-1, with protein sequence MGDGNNTSGRGIAANSTTSSSNSEKPEWLQQYNLLGKIGEGTYGLVFLARIKSQTNRGKCIAIKKFKQSKDGDGVSPTAIREIMLLREITHENVVKLVNVHINHADMSLYLAFDYAEYDLYEIIRHHRDKVNHAINQYTVKSLLWQLLNGLNYLHSNWIIHRDLKPSNILVMGDGDEQGVVKIADFGLARIYQAPLRPLSENGVVVTIWYRAPELLLGAKHYTSAVDMWAVGCIFAELLTLKPLFQGAEAKSTPNPFQLDQLDKIFKILGHPTLEKWPTLGNLPHWQSDLQHIQGHKYDNAGLHSVVHLSPRSPAFDLLSKMLEYDPRNRITAAQALEHEYFRIDPLPGRNALVPSQPGEKIVNYPTRPVDQNTDFEGTTSIQQSQPVSSGNAVAGNMGGAHAGRNGSVNRPMPAPMQRMPQGMMAYNFPAQAGVAGGMNPGGIPMPRNIATQAHQQQQLRRKDPGMNMPGYPPQQKSRRM encoded by the coding sequence ATGGGAGATGGTAATAATACCTCGGGCAGAGGCATTGCAGCCAACAGTACTACCTCGTCTAGCAACAGTGAGAAGCCAGAATGGCTGCAGCAGTACAATCTGCTTGGCAAGATTGGTGAAGGTACTTATGGTCTTGTGTTCCTTGCAAGAATCAAGTCTCAAACAAATCGAGGAAAGTGCATTGCCATAAAGAAGTTCAAACAGTCCAAGGATGGGGATGGTGTATCACCCACTGCCATTCGTGAAATCATGTTGCTTCGGGAGATTACACACGAGAATGTTGTGAAGCTTGTGAATGTGCACATTAATCACGCAGATATGTCGTTATATCTGGCTTTTGATTATGCTGAATATGACCTCTATGAAATCATTAGGCACCACCGGGATAAGGTTAACCATGCCATCAACCAGTACACTGTTAAATCATTGCTCTGGCAGCTGCTTAATGGACTGAACTATCTCCACAGCAACTGGATCATACATAGAGATCTAAAGCCATCAAATATATTGGTTATGGGTGATGGTGATGAACAAGGAGTTGTCAAAATTGCTGATTTTGGACTTGCAAGGATTTATCAAGCTCCCTTGAGGCCATTATCTGAAAATGGTGTGGTTGTAACTATTTGGTATCGTGCACCTGAGTTGCTTCTTGGTGCGAAGCACTATACTAGCGCGGTTGATATGTGGGCTGTTGGATGCATTTTTGCTGAGCTTTTGACTTTGAAGCCACTTTTTCAAGGAGCAGAAGCCAAATCCACGCCAAATCCTTTTCAACTTGATCAGCTGGACAAGATATTTAAGATTTTAGGCCATCCCACCCTAGAAAAGTGGCCCACGCTTGGAAATCTTCCACATTGGCAATCAGATTTGCAGCACATTCAAGGACACAAGTATGATAATGCTGGACTTCATAGTGTTGTCCATCTCTCTCCCAGAAGTCCTGCATTTGACCTCTTATCTAAAATGCTTGAATATGATCCTCGAAACCGTATAACAGCAGCTCAGGCCTTAGAGCATGAGTACTTTAGGATTGACCCCCTACCAGGTCGCAATGCACTGGTACCCAGCCAACCTGGAGAGAAAATAGTCAATTATCCTACTCGTCCAGTAGACCAGAACACTGATTTTGAAGGGACAACTAGCATTCAACAATCACAACCCGTGTCATCTGGAAATGCAGTTGCTGGCAACATGGGAGGTGCTCATGCAGGGAGAAACGGATCTGTCAATCGGCCTATGCCAGCTCCCATGCAAAGAATGCCTCAGGGCATGATGGCTTATAATTTCCCAGCTCAGGCTGGAG
- the LOC18606749 gene encoding bidirectional sugar transporter SWEET7, whose amino-acid sequence MVSHLVNTIRNVVGITGNVISLFLFLSPVPTFVRIWKKGSVEQFSPTPYLATLINCMVWVIYGLPMVHPNSTLVMTINGTGTAIEFAYISLFLIFCPDKKKGLKVLLIVLVELIFIALVTTLVLTLVHTTERRSMVVGIIAVLFNITMYASPLSVMRLVISTKSVEYMPFFLSLASFGNGVIWTTYAFLPFDPFIAVPNGLGTLFSLAQLLLYAIYYKSTKRIIAARKETKMELNLSEVVVVSGDIDHKKTGGVP is encoded by the exons ATGGTCTCTCACCTAGTCAACACTATCCGAAATGTAGTTGGGATCACAG GGAACGTCATCTCACTCTTCCTGTTCTTGTCTCCAGT GCCAACTTTTGTTCGAATATGGAAGAAAGGGTCAGTGGAGCAGTTCTCGCCAACCCCCTACCTAGCAACCTTAATCAATTGCATGGTTTGGGTCATTTATGGACTCCCGATGGTGCACCCCAACAGCACCCTGGTTATGACCATCAATGGCACAGGGACCGCCATTGAGTTCGCGTATATATCCCTCTTTTTGATCTTCTGTCCTGACAAGAAAAAGGGACTTAAAGTGCTACTAATTGTGCTTGTTGAGCTAATTTTCATTGCCCTTGTCACCACCCTGGTTCTTACCCTAGTTCACACCACTGAACGCCGCTCCATGGTCGTTGGAATCATAGCAGTCTTGTTCAATATCACGATGTATGCTTCGCCTTTATCAGTCATG AGACTGGTGATCTCGACGAAAAGTGTGGAGTATATGCCATTTTTCCTCTCCCTGGCTTCCTTTGGCAATGGTGTTATCTGGACTACTTACGCTTTCCTTCCTTTTGACCCTTTCATAGCT GTTCCAAATGGACTGGGCACGTTGTTTAGTTTAGCCCAACTTTTGTTGTATGCCATATATTACAAGTCCACCAAGAGAATCATAGCAGCAAGGAAAGAGACCAAGATGGAGCTTAACCTGTCCGAGGTGGTCGTCGTCAGTGGAGATATCGATCACAAAAAGACCGGCGGAGTCCCTTAG